One Nicotiana tabacum cultivar K326 chromosome 23, ASM71507v2, whole genome shotgun sequence genomic window, GTCTGCCAACTGAGGAACAAAGGGATAAAATTCCTTCGCATTTCGTGGATGATTTCCTACAAGGAAATCAAAATCCATATAAGACTCAGAAAAAATAACAGATACAGAATCCCCAGTTAAATAACGCAACTCAGGGTAACCGCTCAAATCTAGCGGACAAACAACATTGCCTGCTAGGGATATATAGTGTTTGAGAGTGAGGGAGAGCGAATTTGTAAGACTAGGAATAATGGTTTGGACGAATGTGGTTTTGGAAATAGGGAACTTGTAGAACAGAATCCGCCGCATACGATGGAAATTTAACCATTGAAAATCAAAATATGTAAGAGGGAGTGTGAGTTCAGCTACACTGCCCGGAGATGGTGCAATTTGACATTGCTCAATCACTAAAGCCATTGCGTTTTTATTTAAGAGAGCATTCAAAAATGCTAAAGGCAAGAGTAATATATTGTAGAAGAAGAGTTGATGTATTAATTGTTCATAGTATGGCTATGTTAAAGAGGTTTTATTTATATAGTCGAGAGTCGAGGAGACCTTATAGCAGTGGCGCGGATGTAGCATTATAATTACGGGTTCAATTGAAACTATAACTTTCGCGTTTGAATATAAATTTATGTGAgaattcattaaaattataacaaatagaAGATATGAACTTATTAAATATAATGACTTATTTGCTAAGAACCTTAAGCGTTGAatgcataaaatttaaattccGGATCGGCACGTGCTCTGAAAAAAGGGTGCTATTGCAGAAAAAATAAAACACTGCCTTATAATGGGTTGATCGTGGGTGACCTTAATTGGCTTTGTCGAGTAAAGCCAGCTTATAAATCATGGTGTCTAATAAATTAATAGATATTCTTGATCATTGCTCCATCATCTTGTGTATTTTGAAATTAAACTGGTGGACATGTATGTCCAATATGGCAATTAAGAAATTGCCTGTGCTACGGCTACCTACATCCATATTCAAATAGCTTAAATAATATAAACAGTTAATTATATATCACATGCGTCACATGGATGTTGTATATAAACAGCTAGTGCAGGCAATCTTGCTGCGTCCAATTCAATAtatgtttatgaaaaatataagaGGGGGTAAATTATTCCAGTTTTGAACTTTAGTCGATTATTTTAAGAGTTAGTAATCTAACTATTATTTTCAGATAAGAATGGTTAAGTAAAACAGGtatattaatttgttttaaaataaattacaCCAGACAAATTTTATATTGGTTCGGCAAGCTTACATCCAATTCCCTTAGGGTACTTGGGAATTATATCTGGACCAGTTTGAGTTTTGTGTTTGAGTACAACTTCGGGTGATTTTCCTGGGTCACTACCAAATAGTTAGTTTTGACTCGCTCACCAATAATGATCCTTTCATTTTCACCTATTCACCAAAGAAACGATAACCCAAACAACTCTACGTTTCTTTTTTCTCACTTTTCTTTGGCAAATTGTTAATAACCAGAAATTGAGAGGAAaataagttgaaagaattagggCTTATTTAATGGGGAAAAAAATGAGCTCCTCATTATGAATAAATTAAAATCAGGAAAATTGAAATCACTATGAGCCCGTTTGGACGAGCTTATTTTAAGTGACTTTTAAGTCAAAATAGTTTTTAAGCCATAAGTTAGGAATTTTAGCTTTTTACTTGTTTTTGTAATTTTAGCTTAACAATAAgtgcttaaaagtacttttttactCTATCCAAACACTACAAAATGGCTTAAAAGTTATTTTGGAAAGCTTGGGATTTTTTCGTtcatatacactatttgaaaccttattacaAATAATGTCCATATTTTTGAATTTACGCGACCTAAACACGGTTTAGCTACATAATTTATACATTTGTTTAAATTAGAATTCTTTCTACGATAGTCTTCCTTATTTAGACGCGGGATTTTGGGTTCGCTTAGAGATTTTACTGACGCAATCATCGCACCATAACCAAGGCAATATATTTGTAGAATCCTTCCATTACGCATATTTTCAACGGTTATCATCACATCATAATCAAGGCAACATATCTTTAGTATCCTTCTATTCTATGGTTTTCTCTGGTTTTCCATAAACAAAGGTTTTGAACAAAACAATCGTAAACAATTAgctacaattgaattgaatttcgCGACATAATATCAAAATTAGCGATTATGCTTAACCTCAATGGTCGGTGGGATAGCGTTGGAAGATACAAAGATTTTGATATTGATGGAATTGTAATTAATGACGATTCAAATTATAGTCAATTGAATTCCACAATTGCAAAGCATCTAATGATCGATACCTCCGCAAAGATCATCGAAATCAAATACACTGTCAATGAACGTTGTCCTCCAATGGAAATTCGAAGCGATATGGGAGTTCAAGTGTATATGGAGACGAAAAAGGATAACAAAAACTTAGAAATATATCCGCTGTGTATAACAATGCGTGATTTCAATTTGGAATGCAATATGTCGAATGCGAGCACAATTGCAGGTTTGCTCTGTTTTTCCAGTGATGATGTTTTTTTAATTTCAAGTGTTTTATAATTttactacaaattatctacaattttactacataACAAATATAGTTCAACTGTTATGTCTCTGCAAGCATTCTGTCAAATACTGAACACATGAATATACAAAGGTCTGAATTGCTATACTTTTAATTGAGTGCATGTTCTTCTGATTATCGTAATACTAACGTGGTACAATTGTCAAGCAATTTTAATACAATTGGAGAAGTATCAGGAATAATGAAGTTGATTGATATGCAAACATCTCCGGCAATTATGGAATATGAAAGTATCATCATAACAGAACATACGCCAAATGTAATTGAAGTAAGTCAAGTTTACCAAGACAAGCAAATAATTGTCAGTGCAATGAAGCACTATTGTGTCATGAATAGGTTTCAATTTAGGGTGAAAGGTCTAGTGCAAGAAGGTAGGAACATTTTATTTGTCAAATTCATATTGTGCATAAGTTGTAGACTTTTTATATATAGATTGTTTAAGATAAGTTTTTGTGCATAAACAACCTCGTATTTTGTAGCTACAATTTgcataatattttttgaattatttttattctATAGCTACTGCCTCGTATGTGTTGGGGACAATTGTACGTGGCACTTCAAGTCCACCAGCATAAATGAATCAGCATTGTTCAAGGTTCAAAAATTCAATAGCTTGCACACATGCTCTTTAACGGACAACACATATATACAAAGCAAACCTACTGCCATGGTagtcagcatggtgatgccaaaatATGCGGATCCTAAGATAATATACACACCAATAGACATACAAACTGACATATTGTCGGATCATGGTGTGAAATTAACATACATGCAAGCTTGGAGAGCAAAAGAAAAGGCTTTAGAATTTTTGAGAGGTTATCTTGTTGATTCCTACAGTCGCTTGCCGAGTTATTTGTATATTCTGGAGAAGACTTATCCGGGGACGTTAGTGAAATTGCAGAAGACTGAAGATGTCTGTTTATTGTATGCATTTGTTGCACTTAGTACGTTCATCAAGGGTTGGGAGCATTGTAGGCCAGTTATAGTAGTTGATGGCACCTTCTTGAAGTCGATATATAGGGGAATCATGCTAACAGCTAGCATAATGGATGCAACAGGTAATGTCgattaattgtaaaaatattgttATAAAGTTGTTTTGAGACTGTAttttttatattctcaagttTTATTACAGAAACTGAATTTCTTTTTGCAACATGTGTGAAAGGTAGCATATTACCACTAGCATACACCGTTGTTGATTCAGAAAATGACGCATCATGGAGGTAGTTTTTGAGCAATTCAAACATGCATATGGTGAAAAACTaaatatgtgtgttgtttcgGACCGGAGTGAGAGTATCTTGAAGGCAACATCTACTGTTTATACCGGCATGCCATATTATGCTTGtatgtggcatatttggacaaatgTAAGGTCAAAGTTCAAGAAGGGTCATCTAAAGTTAAGCGAATTGTACTTTGCCACGGTACGATCATACATgcttgatgaatttaatgaaagaatGTCACAGATTGAAGAGATCGACACACGTGTTAAAGTATACCTATATGATATTGGCTATCACAAATGGTCTCGGGTACATGCTACGGTGAACAGAACATGGACGATGACATCAAACATTGCAGAGTCATTGAATGTGGTAACCAAAGATGTAAGAGAGCTTCCCGTAGTAGAACTATTAGAGTACATGAGGACTCTTCCTGAACGTTGGACTAATGAAAAGTTATTGAATACAAAGGGTACATTCGCATACCTTGGGGGAAACAATACAACAAAGAGTTGGACGACAACAGGACATTATCGCAAAAGATGAGAGTAAGCTAAAGCCAATAACATCAGATCATTGATTCCATCAAACTAAATATATATTGTTAATTGTAGAAAAGTTATTGtataattgtagttattttgttttgTATCTGCTGCTGACAACTTGTTATGTGTTTGTAATGAAATTgtaggtgagggcttcaacaGATTACATTCATACTGTGATAGATAGTGTGAAGCACTTCATTTTGTTTGCCTTCAAAACAAGAGATATACTTGTGGACAATTCCAGCTTGATGAACTTCCTTGTGCACATGCTTTGGCGACTTTGAGGCACAAGAACGAGTCTTATAAAAAATATTGTTCTCCTTATTACACGAGGGAGAGCCTTCTGCAGACTTATGAAATACCAGTAGACCCGCTGATTGACGATAGCAAATGGAATGTGCCACAACATATAGCTGAAGAAGTAGTGAAGCCACCCACCGGGAAAAGGCAGCCAGGGAGACCTCAAAAACAAAGATACAAACCATATGATGAAGTAAATGCAAAAAAGTACAAGGTTTCATGTGGAAACTGTGGACTAGAAGGGCATAATAAAAGATACagtttaaagttttttttttaccaAGTATTGTTGATGATAATCTATCCTTTAAGACATATGAAGTTGTATTTGTTCTGTTCTAGAGAATTATTGTTGTGGTGTAATTGTGTTGCTAATTTGAATAAagattgtgtcacgacccaactggaagGTCACGACTagaacccgggccatacttgccgagtaccaatgtacattttatctaaccttccttattatctttaagggccgacaagatcaatataaatggtagacatggatcatgaacatccaacaatgaaagataatgtcatgaacatacataacatgggacgacaagactgtcaagaaactatatataaggtacgagctaccatggtgccatgaaagactatacaacaaaaattagccgacaaggcattccaaaccatacatgagtcgacacctgtctatgagcctctaaaagaacataagtgctacaacattgccggaacagggccccgacatacccataatgtctataacaaaaatgcataccaagaccacggcaagtccggagaagggatctcgccaataaccgctgaacctgatagcctactgtgatgggggagctgcgtctacccgtctatcaggacctgcagcacgacatgcagcgtccacaaataaaaaggacgtcagtacgaataaagtactgagtatgtaaggcaggaaagcataagtaagaacaataatgtaaacagtgatagggaatatacaacctatgacatctgggtacctctgagggctactgacatgaaatacatgatacatacatatatatatacataaacttttaaaacatacgcctttgtgggcatcatcatcatcatatcgtacccggccgtaataggctcggtaaaacgtacccggccatcatagggctcggtagaatcgtacccggccacgtggagctcggtaaaacccaactgatcagtggttgcacaataggtgccatacccggctgactatagcgcggctcggtagagtaaaatagatacatatatatgatgcatgctggactcattggaatcacattttgaacctttcggagtgacgtaaggtcggtatccttcgtacacgttattaggattaactcttcatcaagaatcttataagaatcaggaactaccaacaacattgataatataagaataagagaagtaacatcaatatcaatcatttcataagaagggcagcaatgtaagtactgctagcttctaagagtagagtatctttgggagctcgttcattacattatgtacaatcggagtcgtgcaaaagaatgaaggggatagccttacataccttgtatatactgcccaacctcaagctatgcaaatgtcacgactccttagtctacaataagagaaatgacactatcattatcgtttaagcgccgtaactattatgtatcgaccgcaacctattttacgatgaaacggacagcacctcccctatttatatgacttcccacaagtcaatacaatcaccaaacagcccaaacaacatcattaataatcatattgagcctccaaaatagtccaccaactaacaacattactaccaagcctttcgatatatatttcacaagttctagcatcaacgacttagccacaacttggataatcttaaatatatatagagtaagaggttacttacctttaaacagaaagaacaactccaatttgaccttaattttccacgaaatatcccttcaattctgccacaagaacaaggaagcgaaactagcaattaattcgggtttttcggcactagaattactttagaagacttgaaatcacctagggttgatattaaaaacttgaaggtgtatttacagaacataaaacacttaaaacaacctcccacacgagctggaacaacacaaaaatcagcaacaacaagaagaacaagaaacttactagcgccacgggattcccgacatttgatttgtgttgtttgccctttgtttgggtcttggatcttgagagaaccttgagagactatttttagggttataaggtctgaatatactgaaaaataatgacttaaaacggggttgaggtatcttatatatgtccatatgtcttaaaccgcctttgtgggccccatagagagcagcttggcgcactctcgcaaaaacgcgaatatctctctattccgagatcgtatcgacgaacggtttaatgcgttggaaactagaatcaTAGATCTTCTATTTGATAGGTAGATCGCCCCATAAtaccaagcacattgggagaaaaatggaGTAATATTTAACCTAAagtttaaataaaattataaacctaagttgcgacaacttttatcgacttttgtttcataactcgcttgacttcaagacttatgatacggatattatatgattcaaatacattaaaacaagacctcttgggacagttaatcacctttAGTggtacccgaaaatacgggttacaacatccttgattcgtttaacttctaatacttgttaaccactcttatacacccttgtatcgtttaagaccaataggattaacttcttatcatctcaaagataatctcttcttggatttacgtcgactaacttacggcgtgatctatggtatgcgaatttgggttgtaacaccctcttccccttaggaacattcgtcctcgaatgtaagggtttatggggtgtctaactcatcgtgaattccgacggagattttcggctgagtttcccctataaaatggacactagccaaacttgcaagcagttaaacccaacctatggccttacaagactatacaaagcattatggatatgtacattatctgcatatcaccattttgtattaaaaaaagagtattcacaagctattgcttacctcatagagccgtttcaccttataatgcgtccttctttcccccggcatcctcgttatcttcactctggaataggtaaggctatttagacttcatctcctcttctgcttcccatgtcatttcttctatattcttgttcctccataatactttcacggaagctacatcctttgttctcagcttgcggacttgtcgatctaatatagccactggcacttcatcatatgatagatcctttgtaacttgtacatctttgatagggacgacccgagaagggtctccaatacatttccttaacatagatacatggaataccgggtggacaaattccaattcagatggcaattctaactcgtaagcaacctgtccaattcgtcgaagaattttgtacggcccaatataccgcggactcaacttacccttcttcccaaaacgcataacacccttcatcggcgagattttcaggaaaacccaatcaccaacctcaaattccagatcacgatgtcggacatcggaataagacttttgcctgctttg contains:
- the LOC142177060 gene encoding uncharacterized protein LOC142177060, producing the protein MVVSMVMPKYADPKIIYTPIDIQTDILSDHGVKLTYMQAWRAKEKALEFLRGYLVDSYSRLPSYLYILEKTYPGTLVKLQKTEDVCLLYAFVALSTFIKGWEHCRPVIVVDGTFLKSIYRGIMLTASIMDATETEFLFATCVKGSILPLAYTVVDSENDASWRSKFKKGHLKLSELYFATVRSYMLDEFNERMSQIEEIDTRVKVYLYDIGYHKWSRVHATVNRTWTMTSNIAESLNVVTKDVRELPVVELLEYMRTLPERWTNEKLLNTKGTFAYLGGNNTTKSWTTTGHYRKR